In a genomic window of candidate division WOR-3 bacterium:
- a CDS encoding ABC transporter ATP-binding protein, translating into MNKIVEVIEVSKWYGKVLGVSDITLDIGEGVIGLLGPNGAGKSTFLKLVAGQIKPNIGKVKVFGEDIFSVDHVFRRIGYCPEFDSYFKNMTAFEFVFNLLRLHGYAVEESKNRAEDSLKRLGLFESASRQIGTFSMGMRQRLRITQSISHEPDLLLLDEPLNGVDPVWRIKVMDIVRDFSKNGKTVLVSSHVLPEVEMMTDEIILIHQGKIFAQGNIHYIRGLIDSKPHIVKIKLTQPKKLAKLLLENDCVFGLDFADEELTVKTQNRDLFIRLLTEKIVNHSIDVEEIEVSDDNLQSVFDYLVA; encoded by the coding sequence ATGAATAAGATAGTCGAAGTGATTGAAGTATCAAAATGGTACGGAAAAGTTCTCGGTGTCAGCGACATCACTCTCGACATCGGCGAGGGCGTCATCGGGCTTCTCGGTCCTAACGGAGCCGGTAAATCCACTTTTCTAAAGCTTGTAGCGGGACAGATAAAACCCAACATAGGAAAAGTGAAGGTTTTCGGCGAAGACATATTCTCGGTAGACCACGTATTCAGGAGGATAGGTTATTGCCCCGAATTCGATTCATATTTCAAGAATATGACAGCTTTTGAATTCGTTTTCAATCTCCTCAGGCTTCATGGCTATGCAGTCGAAGAATCTAAAAACAGAGCGGAAGATTCTCTCAAAAGACTCGGGCTTTTCGAATCGGCGTCGAGACAGATCGGAACATTCAGCATGGGCATGAGACAGAGACTGCGGATCACACAAAGCATTTCTCATGAACCGGACCTGCTCCTGCTTGATGAGCCTCTCAATGGCGTCGATCCGGTTTGGAGGATAAAAGTCATGGATATTGTCAGGGATTTTTCAAAAAACGGAAAAACAGTCCTCGTTTCTTCTCACGTTTTGCCTGAGGTCGAGATGATGACGGACGAGATTATACTGATACATCAGGGGAAGATATTCGCTCAGGGCAATATTCATTACATTAGAGGCCTCATAGATTCTAAACCGCACATTGTAAAGATCAAACTGACCCAGCCGAAGAAACTAGCCAAACTTCTGCTTGAAAACGATTGTGTTTTCGGACTGGATTTCGCTGATGAAGAACTGACAGTGAAAACACAAAACAGAGATCTTTTTATCAGACTTCTCACCGAAAAAATCGTCAATCACTCTATAGACGTCGAAGAAATAGAAGTGTCCGATGACAACCTTCAATCTGTTTTCGACTATCTGGTGGCCTGA